In one Trichlorobacter lovleyi SZ genomic region, the following are encoded:
- a CDS encoding response regulator has product MANILIVDDSSTMRKIISRSLRQAGLPVDDILEGGDGIEGLNVLQTSGKTVDLILSDINMPNMDGLEFVKAVRANGFSMPIVMITTEGGEDVIADAIASGAKDSIKKPFTPEQLNEKLGGLL; this is encoded by the coding sequence ATGGCAAACATCCTGATCGTTGACGATTCATCCACTATGAGAAAGATAATTTCCCGCTCACTACGTCAGGCAGGACTGCCGGTTGACGACATTCTTGAGGGGGGTGACGGCATTGAAGGGCTGAACGTTCTGCAGACTTCGGGTAAAACCGTCGACCTGATCCTTTCTGATATCAATATGCCCAACATGGATGGGCTCGAGTTTGTCAAGGCCGTGCGTGCCAACGGGTTCTCGATGCCGATCGTCATGATAACCACTGAAGGTGGCGAGGATGTGATTGCCGACGCCATTGCCAGCGGTGCCAAGGACAGCATCAAAAAACCCTTTACGCCTGAGCAGCTGAATGAAAAACTTGGGGGACTCCTATGA
- a CDS encoding methyl-accepting chemotaxis protein, producing MNFTIKQKMTALIAFLLGVAVLVTGLMLFTFYKINSSLDQMDRITKIQHAAMQGSIHMLKAREYEGEFFTRKDDKWTARVEKEVGEVYKVLEQLDKVNVDKKIKEHSAKAQQLGKAYVEQFKGLVATFKGGGDVIEGREELRDVINEFQPQLEDYIPKIAAALHKKASAELDSTIAKGKTIMLVVLVGSAIGQVVLLLFIVLPVLRSISSMTERLKDIATGEGDLTKRIEVSSRDEIGETAGWFNTFVENLAVIIGQVAANARQVTAVAESVRRNSSAMVASSEEMAGQAASVAVAAEEMSATAFEIASSCTRSAASAAEADQATETGARVIQETIAGMQRIAERVGEAAANVEELGAKSNQIGTIVGTIEDIADQTNMLALNAAIEAARAGEQGRGFAVVADEVRALSERTTKATKEIGDMIRMIQQETGGAVRAIENGVAEVENGTREASRSGEALGVITNEIQNVTQQMSQIATAAEEQSATTNSISQSIRQITDVVQESTDKAQDSSRSAEELSRLAEELQRLMGKFRV from the coding sequence ATGAATTTTACGATTAAACAGAAGATGACAGCATTAATTGCCTTTCTCCTTGGGGTGGCGGTGTTGGTCACCGGGTTGATGCTGTTTACCTTTTACAAGATTAACTCATCTCTGGACCAGATGGACCGGATCACCAAGATTCAGCATGCTGCCATGCAGGGCTCGATTCATATGCTGAAGGCCCGCGAATATGAAGGTGAGTTTTTTACCCGTAAAGACGACAAGTGGACCGCCCGGGTTGAGAAGGAGGTGGGTGAGGTCTACAAGGTGCTTGAGCAGCTTGACAAGGTTAATGTCGACAAGAAGATCAAGGAGCACAGCGCCAAGGCCCAGCAGCTTGGCAAGGCCTATGTGGAGCAGTTCAAGGGATTGGTGGCGACCTTTAAGGGCGGCGGTGATGTTATTGAAGGGCGTGAAGAGCTGCGTGATGTCATCAATGAGTTTCAGCCCCAGCTGGAAGACTACATCCCTAAAATTGCCGCAGCACTGCACAAGAAGGCCAGTGCTGAACTTGATAGCACCATTGCCAAGGGTAAGACCATCATGCTGGTTGTTCTGGTCGGATCGGCCATTGGACAGGTCGTGTTGTTGCTCTTTATCGTGCTGCCGGTACTTAGATCAATTTCAAGCATGACTGAGCGGTTGAAGGATATTGCCACCGGAGAAGGTGATCTGACCAAGCGGATAGAGGTTTCAAGCAGGGATGAGATCGGTGAAACGGCTGGCTGGTTCAATACCTTTGTTGAGAACCTGGCTGTCATAATCGGGCAGGTGGCAGCAAATGCCCGTCAGGTTACGGCTGTTGCCGAAAGTGTACGGCGTAATTCTTCGGCCATGGTGGCAAGTTCGGAAGAAATGGCCGGACAGGCGGCTTCTGTGGCGGTAGCAGCAGAAGAGATGTCTGCCACTGCGTTTGAGATCGCCAGCTCATGCACCCGCTCTGCAGCAAGTGCTGCTGAGGCGGACCAGGCTACCGAGACCGGGGCGCGGGTGATTCAGGAGACCATTGCCGGTATGCAGCGGATTGCAGAGCGGGTTGGTGAAGCTGCTGCCAACGTGGAAGAGCTGGGGGCAAAATCAAACCAGATCGGTACCATCGTCGGTACCATTGAAGATATTGCAGATCAGACCAATATGCTGGCTTTGAATGCTGCCATTGAAGCAGCCCGTGCCGGTGAACAGGGACGGGGATTTGCCGTGGTTGCCGATGAAGTACGGGCGCTTTCGGAGCGGACCACCAAGGCCACCAAGGAAATTGGTGATATGATCCGCATGATTCAGCAGGAGACCGGTGGCGCGGTGCGGGCCATCGAAAACGGCGTGGCTGAGGTTGAAAACGGTACTCGGGAGGCCAGCCGATCCGGTGAGGCACTTGGGGTTATAACCAATGAAATACAGAATGTTACCCAACAGATGAGCCAGATTGCCACAGCGGCTGAAGAACAGAGTGCCACCACCAACTCCATCAGTCAGAGTATCCGCCAGATTACCGATGTGGTGCAGGAAAGCACTGACAAGGCACAGGATTCCTCACGTTCTGCAGAGGAACTGTCCCGTCTGGCTGAAGAGCTTCAGCGGCTGATGGGAAAATTCAGGGTTTGA
- a CDS encoding YbgA family protein: MKQSHRIALGVSSCLLGQNVRYDGGHKLNHYIADLLSIYFDFVPVCPEVECGLPTPREAMHLTGDPAAPRLIAVRTGRDLTAQMHSWSAQRIQELKPLRLRGFIFKKNSPSSGLFRVKVYQDKGPPLTSGRGLFAHAVTRAFPLLPVEEEGRLTDTRLRENFIERVYGYDRLLTLLDSNPAKADLIQFHTLHKLLLMAHSPDHYRRLGKLVASTSPVHALLPSYASLFMEALQLLATPAKQTNVLMHCMGYFKKQLEAWEKQELLELIERYRMQQLPLIVPITLLKHHMQRFGQPYLEQQLYFSPHPDELMLRNHA; encoded by the coding sequence ATGAAACAATCGCATCGTATAGCTCTGGGAGTCAGCAGTTGCCTGTTAGGCCAAAATGTTCGCTATGATGGCGGCCACAAACTGAACCACTACATCGCCGACCTGCTTTCAATCTATTTTGACTTTGTTCCGGTCTGCCCGGAGGTTGAATGCGGCCTGCCAACCCCTCGCGAGGCGATGCATCTGACAGGCGACCCTGCAGCGCCCCGCCTGATCGCGGTCAGGACCGGACGTGATCTGACCGCACAGATGCACAGCTGGTCTGCGCAACGGATACAAGAACTGAAACCACTCCGGTTGCGCGGCTTTATCTTTAAAAAGAACTCTCCCAGTTCCGGACTGTTCCGGGTCAAGGTCTATCAGGACAAAGGCCCTCCACTCACCAGCGGCAGAGGATTATTCGCCCATGCCGTTACGCGTGCCTTTCCACTTCTACCGGTGGAAGAAGAGGGACGCCTTACCGATACCCGGCTGCGGGAGAATTTCATTGAACGGGTCTATGGATACGACCGCCTGTTAACCTTGCTTGACAGTAATCCGGCCAAAGCTGATCTGATCCAGTTCCACACGCTGCACAAGCTGCTGCTGATGGCCCATTCCCCTGATCACTACCGGCGTCTGGGAAAACTGGTGGCCAGCACGTCCCCCGTTCATGCACTGCTGCCATCCTATGCGTCGCTGTTCATGGAGGCACTGCAACTGCTGGCGACGCCTGCCAAACAGACCAATGTCCTGATGCACTGCATGGGCTATTTCAAGAAACAGCTGGAAGCGTGGGAAAAGCAGGAGTTGCTGGAGTTGATTGAGCGTTACCGCATGCAGCAGCTACCGCTGATTGTGCCGATCACGCTGCTTAAGCACCACATGCAACGTTTCGGCCAGCCGTATCTGGAGCAACAACTCTATTTTTCGCCCCATCCGGACGAGTTGATGCTCCGGAACCACGCCTAG
- a CDS encoding response regulator, whose product MARIMIIDDSLVARMSLKACIPKDAGHELTEGNDGSVAIELYQSFKPDVTFMDLTMPGVDGIVALEAIRRLDPSARVIILTADIQRRTIERVTELGACAVVKKPPAKEAVLAELDKVLADGTKP is encoded by the coding sequence ATGGCCAGGATTATGATTATTGATGACTCGCTTGTCGCCCGGATGAGTCTCAAGGCATGCATCCCTAAAGACGCGGGCCACGAGCTTACAGAAGGAAACGACGGCAGTGTCGCGATTGAGCTGTACCAGTCGTTCAAGCCGGATGTCACCTTCATGGACCTTACCATGCCGGGGGTGGATGGAATCGTCGCCCTGGAGGCGATTCGCAGACTGGACCCGTCTGCCCGGGTGATCATCCTTACCGCTGATATCCAGCGCCGCACGATTGAACGGGTCACTGAGCTGGGGGCCTGTGCCGTCGTCAAAAAACCGCCGGCCAAAGAGGCCGTACTTGCAGAATTGGACAAGGTCCTGGCTGACGGTACAAAGCCATGA
- a CDS encoding chemotaxis protein CheC, with protein sequence MTNSTRELTELEKDALQEIMNIGFGRAAADLAEIINLHVILSVPHIAVLQSDEVIRYVQEEIPDTTDMSMITQFFSGKFSGGSFLVFPHGEGRKLLRIFDGEMSLLGENYDIDILEKETLVEVGNIIIGACVGKIAEMLGDVVTYAPPRFFSQEQIYGTLGNVLNTSDSFAILFKTVFNFEQYNVSGYLFLVSQYSIMPWLKQAIAEFLGPYE encoded by the coding sequence ATGACCAACTCCACACGTGAACTGACCGAACTTGAAAAAGATGCACTGCAGGAGATCATGAACATCGGTTTTGGCCGGGCTGCTGCCGATCTGGCCGAGATCATCAACCTGCATGTAATCCTGTCTGTACCGCACATCGCTGTCCTGCAGTCGGACGAAGTGATCCGCTACGTACAGGAAGAGATACCCGACACCACCGACATGAGCATGATCACCCAGTTTTTCAGTGGCAAGTTCAGTGGTGGCAGTTTCCTGGTTTTTCCCCACGGAGAAGGCCGTAAGCTTCTGAGAATTTTCGATGGGGAAATGTCTTTACTTGGTGAAAATTACGATATAGATATCCTTGAAAAGGAAACTCTGGTTGAGGTAGGAAACATCATTATCGGCGCCTGTGTCGGCAAGATTGCAGAGATGCTCGGAGATGTCGTCACCTACGCCCCCCCCCGCTTCTTTTCTCAGGAACAGATTTACGGCACCCTGGGAAATGTTCTGAACACATCCGACTCTTTTGCGATTCTATTCAAGACCGTCTTTAATTTTGAGCAGTACAATGTCAGTGGCTACCTGTTTCTGGTCAGCCAATACAGCATCATGCCATGGCTGAAACAGGCCATTGCAGAATTCCTGGGTCCTTATGAGTGA
- a CDS encoding sensor domain-containing diguanylate cyclase has product MSEYHQIFNTINLGLVVLDRELTVTCWNRWMELHSDIPAERIIGRKICDVFPALCENSFIRIVKSVFAFGNYASYSQKLHKYLFPMKNPHGSSALFPQMQQNCTFGPLRNDNKEISAIYITVQDVTDFVIYEHKLIQMAKVDGLTGVFNRRYLDTRLQEELERSRRHGNPLSIMMLDIDHFKEINDTHGHICGDYTLRKISELLLELVRTSDILGRYGGEEFCCILPETSFEQALVLAERCRTQVAASQFSCTDHQSRVTVSIGVTDLHRDDTLDSIIKRADDALYQAKRTGRNRVCSSPVPVENAT; this is encoded by the coding sequence ATGAGTGAGTACCACCAGATATTCAACACCATCAATCTCGGGTTGGTGGTACTTGATCGCGAACTTACCGTTACCTGCTGGAACCGCTGGATGGAGTTGCACAGCGACATCCCGGCCGAGAGGATTATCGGCCGGAAAATCTGTGATGTCTTCCCTGCACTCTGCGAAAACAGCTTTATCCGGATTGTAAAAAGCGTCTTTGCCTTCGGCAACTACGCCTCATACTCGCAGAAGCTGCATAAATATCTCTTTCCCATGAAAAACCCCCATGGTTCATCTGCGTTATTCCCCCAGATGCAGCAAAACTGCACCTTTGGACCATTGCGGAATGACAACAAAGAGATTTCAGCCATCTACATCACGGTTCAGGATGTAACCGATTTTGTTATCTATGAACACAAACTGATTCAGATGGCCAAGGTCGACGGCTTGACCGGCGTCTTCAACCGCCGTTATCTTGACACCCGGCTTCAGGAGGAGCTGGAGCGTTCCCGGCGGCACGGCAATCCCTTAAGCATCATGATGCTTGATATTGACCACTTTAAAGAGATCAACGACACCCATGGGCATATCTGCGGTGACTACACCCTGCGCAAAATTTCTGAACTGCTGCTGGAACTTGTACGGACCTCAGACATTCTCGGGCGTTACGGCGGCGAGGAGTTTTGCTGCATCCTGCCGGAGACCTCGTTCGAGCAGGCCCTTGTGCTTGCCGAACGCTGTCGTACACAAGTTGCAGCCAGCCAATTTTCCTGTACCGATCACCAAAGCAGAGTGACCGTCAGCATCGGGGTGACCGACCTGCACCGTGACGACACCCTGGACAGTATTATCAAACGGGCAGACGACGCCCTCTATCAAGCGAAACGGACTGGCCGCAACCGGGTCTGCAGCTCTCCCGTACCAGTTGAAAATGCCACATGA
- a CDS encoding chemotaxis protein CheA, with product MIDELAEIREAFALESVEMLAEMESALLALETVPALGDDFNRLFRAVHTIKGSASIVSADQVEAFCHALEHLLVKVREHELPLTKELFTLCLQCHDHIRNLIVAFESAETELPPRHDQLLTMITRWQPPDVIEAAVPAEPDLLQTDEVNTEESAASQKVVRVDAQKLDQLINLVVELVTASSELESHVKQTGDNASLESAAAVSLLVKKIQERAMVFRMVPVGDLFRRFQRLVHDLAASSGKKIQLIIAGADTELDKVMAERLREPLVHLIRNAIDHGIEPPAERQAAGKPATGTIRMNAFQEAGSIVIEVRDDGRGICRERVLQRAVERGLIRPLEVVDRDPLALIFEPGFSTTEEATLLSGRGVGMDVVKRTIEELRGKIDVTSSEGQGACFQLRLPLSLALIDGFMVTVGNDAYILPMDLVDETIDLPAEAAAGLLLRGYLNIRGEALPCLDLRDIVKPAVPAPLSRFIVVVKQDGRRIGLAVDVLVGEVKAVIKPLGRLYRDARIISGATILGDGTIALILDLPELLRIHGS from the coding sequence ATGATCGATGAATTAGCCGAGATACGGGAGGCCTTTGCCCTCGAATCGGTCGAGATGCTGGCTGAAATGGAATCGGCACTTCTGGCCCTTGAAACAGTTCCAGCGCTGGGAGACGACTTCAACCGCCTCTTCAGGGCAGTTCACACCATCAAGGGCTCTGCAAGTATTGTCTCCGCCGATCAGGTAGAGGCTTTCTGCCACGCCCTTGAACATCTGCTGGTGAAGGTCCGGGAACATGAACTGCCGCTGACAAAAGAGCTGTTCACACTCTGTCTGCAGTGTCACGACCATATCAGAAACCTGATCGTTGCCTTTGAATCGGCAGAGACAGAACTCCCCCCCCGCCATGATCAACTCCTGACCATGATTACCCGGTGGCAGCCACCTGACGTTATTGAAGCGGCAGTTCCAGCAGAACCGGATCTGTTGCAAACTGACGAGGTGAACACCGAAGAATCTGCTGCTTCTCAAAAAGTTGTCCGGGTTGACGCTCAAAAGCTGGACCAACTGATCAATCTGGTGGTTGAACTGGTTACCGCCTCTTCAGAACTGGAATCACACGTCAAGCAGACAGGCGACAATGCGTCCCTTGAATCAGCTGCTGCGGTCTCGCTGCTGGTTAAGAAGATTCAGGAACGGGCCATGGTGTTCCGCATGGTACCGGTGGGTGACCTCTTCCGGCGTTTTCAACGCCTGGTGCATGACCTGGCCGCTTCAAGCGGCAAAAAAATCCAACTGATCATTGCCGGGGCCGACACCGAGCTGGACAAGGTTATGGCGGAGCGGCTGCGAGAGCCGCTGGTTCACCTGATCAGAAATGCCATAGACCACGGCATTGAACCCCCTGCAGAACGGCAGGCAGCCGGTAAGCCGGCCACCGGCACCATCAGGATGAACGCCTTTCAGGAAGCCGGCAGTATTGTGATTGAGGTGCGGGATGATGGACGGGGCATCTGCCGGGAGCGGGTGCTGCAGCGTGCAGTTGAACGAGGGTTAATCCGGCCGTTGGAGGTGGTTGACCGTGATCCATTGGCGCTGATCTTTGAACCTGGTTTTTCCACCACGGAAGAAGCCACTCTGCTTTCCGGACGCGGGGTGGGCATGGATGTGGTCAAACGGACCATTGAAGAGCTACGCGGCAAGATCGATGTCACCAGCAGCGAGGGACAGGGGGCCTGTTTTCAGCTCAGGTTGCCACTCTCACTGGCCCTGATTGACGGTTTTATGGTTACAGTCGGAAATGACGCCTACATCCTTCCCATGGATCTGGTGGATGAGACCATTGATCTGCCGGCAGAGGCCGCTGCCGGGCTGCTGCTGCGCGGTTATCTGAATATTCGCGGCGAGGCATTGCCCTGCCTTGATCTGCGCGACATAGTCAAGCCTGCGGTCCCGGCACCGCTTTCACGCTTTATTGTAGTGGTCAAACAGGACGGACGACGGATCGGTCTGGCAGTCGACGTTCTGGTGGGCGAGGTCAAAGCGGTCATCAAACCGCTGGGACGGCTCTACCGGGATGCCCGCATCATCTCCGGAGCCACCATTCTGGGAGACGGTACCATCGCCCTGATTCTGGATCTGCCGGAGTTGTTACGAATACACGGCAGCTAA
- a CDS encoding phosphoglucomutase/phosphomannomutase family protein: protein MEIKFGTDGWRGVIAREFTFDNLGLVAQATMDWMTREGLADQGLVVGYDRRFLSREFACRVAEVAAGNDIRVFLCDEVAPTPAVSWAAKELKAGAGVMITASHNPPIYNGFKIKENFGGSARPETTRLLEQIVAYNRAEGRLIRSVPFEEAFRSGRIEQVDAATGYLQQLGHLVDIEAIRKAAIPAVADPMFGAGSGFFKRLLGIDEIHAEQNPSFGGRPPEPIGENLQELCGLLATGRYRVGLALDGDADRIGAVDERGEFFSSHAIFTLLLKHLVERKGLSGGVVKTVSSTRMIDLLARKYDLALYETPIGFKHICELMLEKQILMGGEESGGLGISGHIPERDGVLMGLLLLETVAMTGKGLRQQLEEIMDEIGHFYYRRIDTHISSEAKEALLQRLRNEPPATIAGRTVATTNFSDGFKFVFDNGDWLLVRPSGTEPVLRLYSEAGEPGMVDTLLRAAHRIAGV, encoded by the coding sequence GTGGAAATAAAATTTGGAACCGACGGCTGGCGCGGGGTGATTGCCCGTGAATTTACCTTTGATAATCTGGGGCTGGTGGCCCAGGCAACCATGGATTGGATGACCCGTGAGGGGTTGGCGGATCAAGGGCTGGTGGTAGGGTATGACCGGCGTTTTCTGTCGCGGGAATTTGCCTGCCGGGTGGCTGAAGTCGCAGCCGGCAATGATATCCGGGTATTTTTGTGTGATGAGGTGGCGCCGACACCGGCAGTTTCCTGGGCGGCCAAAGAACTGAAGGCCGGGGCTGGCGTCATGATTACGGCCAGTCATAACCCTCCAATCTATAACGGTTTTAAGATTAAGGAAAATTTTGGCGGCTCAGCGCGTCCGGAAACGACCCGGTTGCTGGAACAGATTGTAGCCTACAACAGGGCTGAAGGGCGTCTGATCCGTTCGGTTCCGTTTGAAGAAGCCTTTCGTAGCGGCAGGATTGAGCAGGTTGATGCCGCCACCGGGTATCTGCAACAGCTTGGTCATCTGGTTGATATTGAGGCGATCCGCAAGGCCGCTATACCTGCTGTGGCTGACCCGATGTTTGGGGCTGGCAGCGGTTTTTTTAAGCGCCTGCTGGGAATTGATGAAATCCATGCTGAACAGAATCCCTCGTTTGGTGGCCGTCCGCCGGAGCCGATCGGCGAAAATCTGCAGGAGTTGTGCGGCCTGCTGGCAACCGGCCGCTATCGGGTCGGCCTGGCCCTGGATGGTGATGCCGACCGGATCGGTGCGGTGGATGAGCGCGGCGAGTTCTTTTCATCCCATGCGATCTTTACCCTGTTGCTGAAACACCTGGTGGAACGCAAAGGTCTGTCAGGCGGTGTGGTCAAGACCGTTTCATCAACCCGCATGATTGACCTGCTGGCCCGAAAATATGATCTGGCGCTGTATGAGACACCGATTGGCTTCAAACATATCTGCGAGCTGATGCTGGAGAAGCAGATCCTGATGGGTGGGGAGGAGTCAGGTGGCCTGGGTATCAGCGGCCATATCCCGGAGCGGGACGGCGTGTTGATGGGGCTTTTGTTGCTGGAAACGGTGGCAATGACCGGTAAGGGGCTGCGTCAACAGCTGGAAGAGATTATGGATGAGATTGGCCACTTTTACTACCGCCGGATTGACACCCATATCAGTAGCGAGGCAAAAGAGGCGTTGCTGCAGCGCTTGAGGAACGAACCGCCTGCGACCATTGCAGGCCGGACGGTTGCCACCACCAACTTTAGCGATGGCTTCAAGTTTGTGTTTGATAATGGCGACTGGCTGCTGGTGCGCCCCTCCGGCACTGAGCCGGTTTTGCGCCTCTACAGTGAAGCAGGGGAGCCGGGCATGGTTGATACGCTGCTGCGGGCAGCACACCGGATAGCCGGAGTATGA
- a CDS encoding EscU/YscU/HrcU family type III secretion system export apparatus switch protein, producing MARERQLHDQRMAAALSYKQGFYAPVVVAKGKGIMAEAIIACAKEAGVYVHESPELVTLLMQVDLDEHIPAELYRAVAEILVWIYKMEGKQ from the coding sequence ATGGCTCGTGAACGTCAGCTGCATGACCAGCGGATGGCAGCAGCGCTATCCTATAAGCAGGGCTTTTATGCGCCGGTGGTGGTGGCCAAGGGGAAGGGGATCATGGCCGAGGCGATCATTGCCTGTGCCAAGGAAGCAGGCGTCTATGTGCATGAGTCACCGGAACTGGTGACCCTGTTGATGCAGGTTGACCTGGATGAGCATATCCCGGCTGAGCTCTATCGAGCCGTTGCCGAGATACTGGTATGGATCTATAAAATGGAGGGCAAACAATAG
- the fliK gene encoding flagellar hook-length control protein FliK, producing MAFPSDIQQQVYDLLSRSSNLAIIPAEPVEPTTIGVSQQPLTLAPGQRVTAEVTGQPQAGKIPVQIGGLQLQLDLQMAVRQGQNLELTFVGNDPRPTFALARPGVSAPPVSLSDASRLLSLLVSNEQFMEPHQRSSLQSIGDLLRQSSGQTSVLAGFLDDFLTYRTDGRAVVVPPGGLLERPTQTVGGESGQTPNTAAGLAGRSTGGFEDAAAKMLLNLAQRARLTLVDVANQPLAPLPLQPGEEANALVQGRLPGGRVLVQLAGESLELQLSKPMTQGEILRLALVTQQPRLVFALLGQPVQEQPSNVSDAARWLSALVSKEEGQGEAQRAVMGRLQQVVSSLPPGSSALAAILDEAMTYGASANLSARSLQNRAAPAADGKIDESVLKLLQSLMQGNRLTLLEPQVSADALKGFQAGQQLRGDVLQSLGGGRFMVQVGGQAMAVLLPKGVKVGDNLNLFFIGEDPATFLLVRYGKGGDALVSQTGRWVSTLLGMQNQAAPLKEGLGILRTLLQGAPSDPVQLEQMLRKGLKESGLFYEAHLSRWFSGEYSLEQLLQEPQGQLSQQPGSQEARSAQLHREEGSDPRTLAMVKEQLASLQTGQLLFHGELFPGQPMEWRIKDREGRGRSGSEEQQTTPWETSLALTLPQLGRVEVALSLNGTRLDLVIGAEHEGTASLMEEERGELHGQLLAAGFDPGNIVVKHGS from the coding sequence ATGGCCTTTCCCTCTGACATACAACAGCAGGTCTATGACCTGCTGTCCCGCAGTTCCAACTTGGCGATAATACCTGCAGAACCTGTTGAACCGACTACGATTGGGGTCAGCCAACAGCCGCTTACCCTTGCGCCGGGGCAGCGGGTAACGGCCGAGGTGACCGGCCAGCCCCAGGCAGGCAAGATTCCGGTTCAGATCGGTGGGTTGCAGCTGCAGCTTGATCTGCAGATGGCGGTGCGTCAGGGGCAAAACCTTGAACTGACCTTTGTCGGCAATGATCCCCGTCCGACCTTTGCCCTGGCCAGACCAGGGGTCAGCGCACCGCCGGTCAGCCTGTCCGATGCCTCCCGGCTCCTGTCTCTGCTGGTCTCCAATGAGCAGTTCATGGAACCCCACCAGCGCTCGTCCCTGCAAAGTATCGGTGATCTGCTGCGCCAATCAAGTGGACAGACCAGTGTGTTGGCCGGTTTTCTGGATGATTTTCTAACCTATCGTACTGATGGTCGCGCGGTGGTGGTCCCGCCCGGCGGGCTGCTTGAGCGGCCTACCCAGACAGTTGGTGGTGAGTCCGGTCAAACGCCGAATACCGCTGCAGGGCTTGCCGGACGTTCCACCGGCGGTTTTGAAGATGCTGCTGCGAAGATGTTGCTCAATCTTGCTCAGCGGGCGCGGCTGACCCTGGTGGATGTGGCCAATCAGCCCCTGGCGCCTTTGCCGTTGCAGCCCGGTGAAGAGGCCAATGCCCTGGTGCAGGGGCGTTTACCCGGTGGGCGGGTGTTAGTACAGTTGGCTGGCGAATCGCTGGAACTGCAGCTGTCAAAACCGATGACACAGGGAGAAATACTGCGACTGGCACTGGTGACGCAACAGCCCAGGCTGGTTTTTGCCCTGTTGGGGCAGCCGGTTCAGGAACAGCCCAGCAATGTAAGTGATGCCGCCCGTTGGCTCAGTGCTCTGGTAAGCAAGGAAGAAGGGCAGGGCGAGGCACAGCGTGCTGTTATGGGACGGTTGCAGCAGGTTGTCAGCAGTTTGCCGCCCGGCTCCTCTGCCCTGGCTGCCATTCTGGACGAGGCGATGACCTACGGAGCCTCGGCCAATCTGTCCGCACGTTCACTGCAAAACCGTGCTGCACCTGCCGCTGACGGAAAAATAGATGAGAGTGTCCTGAAATTGCTGCAGTCATTGATGCAGGGCAACCGTCTTACCCTGCTTGAACCCCAGGTCTCCGCTGATGCCTTAAAGGGGTTCCAGGCCGGTCAGCAACTGCGCGGTGATGTGCTGCAGTCCCTCGGTGGTGGCCGGTTCATGGTCCAGGTGGGTGGTCAGGCCATGGCGGTGCTGCTGCCCAAGGGAGTGAAGGTCGGTGACAATCTGAATCTGTTCTTTATCGGTGAAGATCCTGCCACCTTTCTACTGGTGCGCTACGGCAAGGGGGGCGATGCCCTGGTCAGCCAGACCGGGCGCTGGGTCAGTACCCTGCTGGGCATGCAGAATCAAGCGGCACCCCTCAAGGAAGGGCTGGGTATCCTGCGCACCCTGTTGCAGGGGGCTCCGTCCGATCCGGTTCAGCTGGAGCAGATGCTGCGCAAGGGGTTGAAGGAGAGCGGCCTGTTCTATGAGGCCCATCTTTCCCGCTGGTTCAGTGGCGAGTACAGCCTGGAACAACTGCTGCAGGAGCCGCAGGGACAGCTTTCCCAACAGCCGGGCAGTCAGGAGGCCCGCTCAGCTCAGCTGCACCGAGAGGAAGGGAGCGATCCCCGTACCCTTGCAATGGTCAAGGAACAGCTGGCCTCACTGCAGACCGGTCAATTGCTGTTTCATGGCGAACTGTTTCCCGGCCAGCCGATGGAGTGGCGTATCAAGGACCGGGAAGGGCGGGGGCGCAGTGGTAGCGAAGAACAGCAGACCACCCCCTGGGAGACCTCGCTGGCCTTGACCCTGCCGCAGTTGGGACGGGTGGAGGTCGCCTTGAGTCTGAACGGGACCCGCCTGGACCTGGTGATCGGTGCCGAGCATGAGGGTACAGCCAGTCTGATGGAAGAGGAACGCGGAGAGTTGCACGGACAACTGCTGGCAGCCGGTTTTGATCCGGGGAACATTGTGGTGAAACATGGCTCGTGA